A section of the Streptomyces sp. CG1 genome encodes:
- a CDS encoding Fur family transcriptional regulator, with product MSDLLERLRGRGWRMTAQRRVVAEVLDGEHVHLTADEVHARAVAKLPEISRATVYNTLGELVSLGEVLEVATDKRAKRYDPNAHRPHHHLVCARCGAIRDVHPTGNPLADLPDTERFGFTVSDVEVTYRGLCPDCAGA from the coding sequence ATGAGCGACCTTCTGGAACGGCTGCGTGGACGCGGATGGCGGATGACCGCGCAGCGGCGCGTTGTGGCCGAGGTCCTCGACGGCGAGCACGTCCATCTGACGGCCGACGAGGTCCATGCACGGGCTGTCGCGAAGCTGCCCGAGATCTCCCGGGCGACCGTCTACAACACGCTGGGTGAGCTGGTCTCACTCGGCGAAGTGCTGGAAGTCGCGACGGACAAACGCGCCAAGCGCTACGACCCGAACGCACACCGGCCGCACCACCACCTGGTCTGCGCCCGCTGCGGCGCGATCCGCGACGTCCACCCGACGGGCAACCCGCTCGCCGACCTTCCCGACACGGAGCGCTTCGGCTTCACGGTGTCGGACGTCGAGGTCACGTACCGGGGGCTGTGCCCGGACTGCGCAGGTGCGTGA
- a CDS encoding TetR/AcrR family transcriptional regulator has translation MMPAARESLLDAAYTALARRPWSAVRMVDVAAAAGVSRQTLYNEFGSKDGLARALVRREADGYLAGVERALAGPGEPQERLTAVVEWTSAAARENALIRAMLTGCWSERLPAPPLAAVPSASSVPAQRRADGPLPTPRDFVRIVRDRAVTVLTGPTAGLADTAELTRPCELVVRLALSCVAAPPAADGGMAEMVRAVVPRAV, from the coding sequence ATGATGCCTGCTGCCCGGGAGTCCCTGCTGGACGCCGCCTATACGGCCCTGGCGCGCCGGCCGTGGTCCGCGGTGCGGATGGTCGACGTGGCCGCGGCGGCCGGAGTGTCCCGGCAGACTCTGTACAACGAGTTCGGCAGCAAGGACGGGCTGGCCCGGGCGCTGGTGCGGCGGGAGGCCGACGGCTATCTGGCCGGGGTCGAGCGGGCGCTCGCCGGTCCGGGCGAGCCGCAGGAGCGGCTCACGGCCGTGGTCGAGTGGACCAGCGCCGCCGCCCGGGAGAACGCGCTGATACGGGCCATGCTCACCGGCTGCTGGAGCGAACGGCTCCCGGCCCCGCCGCTCGCCGCCGTGCCGTCCGCCTCCTCGGTGCCGGCGCAGCGCCGCGCGGACGGGCCGCTGCCGACGCCCCGCGACTTCGTACGGATCGTGCGGGACCGCGCGGTGACCGTCCTGACGGGTCCGACCGCCGGCTTGGCCGACACCGCCGAGCTGACCCGCCCCTGCGAACTGGTCGTACGCCTCGCCCTGTCCTGCGTCGCGGCACCGCCGGCGGCGGACGGCGGCATGGCGGAGATGGTCCGAGCAGTCGTCCCCCGGGCGGTGTGA
- a CDS encoding cyclic nucleotide-binding/CBS domain-containing protein has product MLVRDAMSTVILTVGPAHTLRQAAALMSARRVGAAVVLDPDAGGVGILTERDILNSIGLGQNPDMERTHAHTTTDVVFAAPTWTLEQAARAMTHGGFRHLVVLDRGEVAGIVSVRDIIRCWAPAREPAPAF; this is encoded by the coding sequence ATGCTCGTACGTGACGCCATGAGCACGGTGATCCTCACCGTCGGCCCCGCCCACACCCTCCGCCAGGCAGCCGCCCTGATGTCCGCCCGCCGTGTCGGCGCCGCCGTCGTCCTCGACCCGGACGCCGGCGGCGTCGGCATCCTCACCGAACGCGACATCCTCAACTCCATCGGCCTGGGCCAGAACCCGGACATGGAACGCACCCACGCCCACACCACCACCGACGTCGTCTTCGCCGCCCCCACCTGGACCCTGGAGCAGGCCGCCCGCGCGATGACCCACGGCGGCTTCCGGCACCTGGTCGTCCTCGACCGCGGCGAGGTCGCCGGCATCGTCTCGGTCCGCGACATCATCCGCTGCTGGGCGCCGGCCCGCGAACCGGCGCCGGCGTTCTGA
- a CDS encoding ATP-binding cassette domain-containing protein produces the protein MLKVRGLTRTFPVHTGGIVRRRTGTVYAVDGVDLDIRRGETPALVGESGSGSGKSTTLFELLELAAPEGGTVELFGQRLGTFTNERARELRRRIQIALQDPMASLGPGCPSATSSPSHRGPRVPTRRPSRAGCPNSLPRSGSNRGQADRFPHGFSGGQRQRVGIARALSVGPELLVLEEPVSALDVSVQAEVLELLRRLKRERGLA, from the coding sequence GTGTTGAAGGTCCGGGGCCTCACCCGGACCTTCCCCGTCCACACGGGCGGCATCGTCAGGCGCCGTACCGGCACCGTGTACGCCGTCGACGGGGTCGACCTCGACATCCGGCGCGGCGAGACCCCCGCGCTGGTCGGCGAGTCCGGGTCCGGGTCCGGCAAGTCGACCACCCTCTTCGAACTGCTCGAACTCGCCGCGCCGGAAGGGGGAACGGTGGAGCTGTTCGGGCAGCGGCTCGGTACATTCACCAACGAGCGGGCGCGGGAGCTGCGCCGCCGGATCCAGATCGCCTTGCAGGATCCGATGGCCTCCCTCGGCCCCGGATGCCCGTCGGCGACATCATCGCCGAGCCACCGCGGACCCAGGGTGCCGACAAGGCGACCGTCGCGCGCCGGGTGCCCGAACTCCTTGCCCAGGTCGGGCTCGAACCGGGGTCAAGCCGACCGCTTCCCGCACGGGTTCTCCGGCGGTCAGCGCCAGCGCGTCGGTATCGCCCGTGCGCTGTCCGTCGGGCCCGAGCTGCTCGTCCTGGAGGAACCGGTCTCCGCGCTCGACGTCTCCGTGCAGGCCGAGGTGCTCGAACTGCTGCGGCGGCTGAAGCGGGAGCGGGGGCTCGCGTAG
- a CDS encoding tetratricopeptide repeat protein, whose protein sequence is MDVMGDKATLFESGRFVQPSVEEPTRDELTDMVDAAEEVRLAIAAQSGDAEAASVLGAMLLRRGDLDGAEPHLRAATAAGDRAAANNLGVLLHQRGYPEEAAGWWRIAAVAGSAAAAHALGRYHRERGDEPAAEYWLRQSAEQGHALGAYALADLLEHRGDVGAEHWMRAAAERGHREAAYRLARTLDRPAAGPEDETGADNAVAEAEQWYRQAAARGHRRAALHLGAILEKRGELKEAGRWYLTSAKDGEARAACALGFLLRDAGDTESAAVWWLRAAQGGDGNAANALGALHAERGETQTAERWYRAALDAGDDNGAYNLGLLCAEQGRTAQAEQWYRRAAYAGHREAANALAILLLQGSDTTGAEPWFSKAAEAGSVDAAFNLGILYAGRGTEQGAEMALRWYERAAAAGHTEAALQVGIARLREGDEPEAERHLRCAAGGGSAEAAYRLATLLDARRPPEPAHELGEIVHEKTECEEWYERAATQGHRRAQVRVGMLAAARGDVVEAARWYRAAAQAGSRNGAFNLGLLLAREGSEPEAAVWWTRAADAGHGRAALRLALVYARRGELAEGQRWADRAVALGPAEVSERAGRLRDALREELSA, encoded by the coding sequence ATGGACGTTATGGGGGACAAGGCAACTCTGTTCGAGTCAGGGCGATTTGTGCAGCCTTCCGTTGAGGAGCCGACCCGCGACGAGTTGACCGACATGGTGGATGCCGCGGAAGAGGTGCGCCTCGCGATCGCCGCGCAGAGCGGCGACGCCGAGGCGGCGAGTGTCCTCGGAGCCATGCTGCTGCGGCGTGGCGACCTCGACGGAGCCGAACCCCATCTGCGGGCCGCCACCGCGGCCGGTGACCGGGCCGCCGCCAACAACCTCGGCGTCCTGCTGCACCAGCGCGGCTACCCCGAGGAGGCCGCCGGCTGGTGGCGCATCGCCGCCGTCGCCGGCTCGGCCGCCGCCGCGCACGCGCTCGGCCGCTACCACCGCGAGCGCGGGGACGAGCCCGCCGCCGAGTACTGGCTGCGCCAGTCCGCCGAGCAGGGCCATGCACTCGGCGCCTACGCGCTCGCCGATCTGCTGGAGCACCGCGGGGACGTCGGCGCCGAGCACTGGATGCGGGCGGCGGCCGAGCGCGGACACCGGGAGGCTGCCTACCGGCTGGCGCGCACGCTCGACCGTCCGGCAGCCGGCCCCGAGGACGAGACCGGGGCCGACAACGCTGTCGCCGAGGCCGAGCAGTGGTACCGGCAGGCCGCCGCGCGCGGCCACCGGCGCGCCGCGCTGCACCTCGGCGCGATCCTCGAGAAGCGGGGCGAGCTGAAGGAGGCCGGGCGCTGGTATCTGACCTCGGCCAAGGACGGCGAGGCCCGGGCCGCCTGCGCGCTCGGCTTCCTGCTGCGCGACGCCGGGGACACCGAGAGCGCGGCCGTGTGGTGGCTGCGCGCTGCCCAGGGCGGCGACGGCAACGCTGCCAACGCGCTCGGCGCGCTGCACGCCGAGCGCGGCGAGACACAGACCGCCGAGCGCTGGTACCGGGCGGCGCTGGACGCCGGCGACGACAACGGCGCGTACAACCTCGGGCTGCTCTGCGCCGAGCAGGGGCGCACCGCGCAGGCCGAGCAGTGGTACCGGCGCGCCGCCTACGCCGGGCACCGGGAGGCCGCCAACGCGCTCGCCATCCTGCTGCTCCAGGGCAGCGACACCACCGGCGCCGAGCCGTGGTTCTCCAAGGCCGCCGAGGCAGGCAGCGTGGACGCCGCGTTCAACCTCGGGATCCTCTACGCCGGGCGCGGCACCGAGCAGGGCGCGGAGATGGCACTGCGCTGGTACGAGCGGGCGGCCGCCGCCGGGCACACCGAGGCCGCGCTCCAGGTCGGCATCGCCCGGCTGCGCGAGGGCGACGAGCCGGAGGCCGAGCGGCATCTGCGGTGCGCGGCGGGCGGCGGCAGCGCGGAGGCGGCCTACCGGCTGGCCACCCTGCTCGACGCGCGCCGGCCGCCGGAGCCGGCGCATGAGCTGGGCGAGATCGTGCACGAGAAGACCGAGTGCGAGGAGTGGTACGAGCGCGCGGCCACGCAGGGGCACCGGCGGGCGCAGGTCCGGGTCGGCATGCTCGCGGCGGCGCGGGGGGACGTGGTCGAGGCGGCGCGGTGGTACCGGGCGGCGGCGCAGGCCGGGTCGCGCAACGGCGCCTTCAATCTCGGGCTGCTGCTGGCGCGGGAGGGGAGCGAGCCGGAGGCGGCGGTGTGGTGGACGCGGGCGGCTGATGCCGGGCACGGGCGGGCGGCGCTGAGGCTGGCCCTTGTCTACGCGCGTCGGGGAGAGCTGGCGGAGGGGCAGCGGTGGGCGGACCGGGCGGTCGCGCTGGGACCGGCGGAGGTGTCGGAGCGGGCGGGGCGGCTGCGGGACGCCCTGCGGGAAGAGCTGTCAGCGTGA
- a CDS encoding catalase produces MTQEAHVTQGPLTTEAGAPVADNQNSETAGVGGPVLVQDQLLLEKLAHFNRERIPERVVHARGAGAYGTFTVTADVTPYTRAAFLSGVGKETEVFLRFSTVAGNLGAADAVRDPRGFALKFYTEEGNYDLVGNNTPVFFIRDAIKFPDFIHTQKRDPYSGSQEADSVWDFWGLSPESTHQVTWLFGDRGIPASYRHMNGYGSHTYQWSNEAGEVFWVKYHFKTDQGIENLTQAEANRIAGEDPDSHQRDLRQAIERGEFPSWTVQVQIMPAADAATYRFNPFDLTKVWPHEGYPPLEIGKLELNRNPQNIFAEVEQSIFSPAHFVPGIGPSPDKMLQGRLFAYGDAHRYRVGINADHLPVNRPHATEARTNSRDGFLYDGRHGGAKNYEPNSFGGPQQTGRPLWQSTSVDGLTGNHATPVHAEDDDFVQAGNLYRLMSEEEKERLVAGLAGAIAPVSREDIAERAIGNFRKADADFGKRLEAAVQALRG; encoded by the coding sequence ATGACGCAGGAGGCGCACGTGACGCAGGGACCGCTCACCACGGAGGCCGGTGCTCCGGTCGCCGACAACCAGAACAGCGAGACGGCGGGCGTCGGCGGGCCGGTCCTGGTCCAGGACCAGTTGCTGCTGGAGAAGCTCGCCCACTTCAACCGGGAGCGCATCCCGGAGCGGGTCGTGCACGCCCGCGGCGCCGGCGCCTACGGCACCTTCACGGTGACCGCCGACGTCACGCCGTACACGCGTGCCGCCTTCCTCTCCGGGGTCGGCAAGGAGACCGAGGTCTTCCTGCGCTTCTCGACGGTGGCCGGCAACCTCGGCGCGGCGGACGCCGTGCGTGACCCGCGGGGCTTCGCGCTGAAGTTCTACACCGAGGAGGGCAACTACGACCTCGTCGGCAACAACACCCCGGTGTTCTTCATCCGGGACGCGATCAAGTTCCCGGACTTCATCCACACCCAGAAGCGCGACCCGTACAGCGGAAGCCAGGAGGCCGACAGCGTCTGGGACTTCTGGGGGCTCAGTCCCGAGTCGACCCATCAGGTGACCTGGCTGTTCGGCGACCGTGGCATCCCGGCGTCGTACCGGCACATGAACGGCTACGGCTCGCACACCTACCAGTGGAGCAACGAGGCCGGCGAGGTCTTCTGGGTCAAGTACCACTTCAAGACCGACCAGGGGATCGAGAACCTCACCCAGGCCGAGGCCAACCGGATCGCCGGTGAGGACCCGGACTCCCACCAGCGGGATCTGCGGCAGGCCATCGAGCGCGGTGAGTTCCCGAGCTGGACCGTGCAGGTGCAGATCATGCCGGCGGCCGACGCGGCGACGTACCGCTTCAACCCGTTCGACCTCACCAAGGTGTGGCCGCACGAGGGCTACCCGCCCCTCGAGATCGGCAAGCTGGAGCTGAACCGCAACCCGCAGAACATCTTCGCCGAGGTCGAGCAGTCGATCTTCTCGCCCGCGCACTTCGTGCCCGGTATCGGCCCGTCGCCCGACAAGATGCTCCAGGGGCGCCTGTTCGCGTACGGCGACGCGCACCGCTACCGCGTCGGCATCAACGCCGACCACCTGCCGGTGAACCGTCCGCATGCCACCGAGGCGCGGACGAACTCGCGGGACGGCTTCCTCTACGACGGCCGGCACGGCGGCGCGAAGAACTACGAGCCGAACAGCTTCGGCGGGCCGCAGCAGACCGGCCGGCCGCTGTGGCAGTCCACCTCCGTCGACGGACTCACGGGCAACCACGCCACGCCGGTGCACGCCGAGGACGACGACTTCGTGCAGGCGGGCAACCTCTACCGGCTGATGTCGGAGGAGGAGAAGGAGCGGCTGGTCGCGGGCCTTGCGGGTGCGATCGCGCCGGTCTCGCGCGAGGACATCGCCGAGCGGGCGATCGGCAACTTCCGCAAGGCCGACGCCGACTTCGGCAAGCGGCTGGAGGCGGCGGTGCAGGCGCTGCGCGGCTGA
- a CDS encoding multidrug efflux SMR transporter: MAWLLVIVAGILETGFAVCLKLSHGFTRLWPTIAFASFALGSFGLLTLSLKKLDVGPAYAVWTGIGAAGTAIYGMIFLGDLVSTLKLISISLVIVGVIGLQLSGSAH; the protein is encoded by the coding sequence ATGGCGTGGCTGCTGGTCATCGTGGCCGGGATCCTGGAGACCGGTTTCGCCGTGTGCCTGAAGCTCTCGCACGGGTTCACCCGGCTCTGGCCGACGATCGCCTTCGCGTCGTTCGCCCTCGGCAGCTTCGGCCTGCTGACCCTGTCCCTGAAGAAACTCGACGTCGGCCCCGCGTACGCGGTCTGGACCGGCATCGGCGCCGCCGGCACCGCGATCTACGGCATGATCTTCCTCGGCGACCTGGTCTCCACCCTCAAGCTCATCTCCATCAGCCTGGTCATCGTCGGGGTGATCGGCCTGCAGCTGTCGGGTTCGGCGCACTAG
- the hisN gene encoding histidinol-phosphatase: MPDYLDDLRLAHVLADAADATTMARFKALDLKVETKPDMTPVSEADKAAEELIRGQLQRARPRDAILGEEYGVEGTGPRRWVIDPIDGTKNYVRGVPVWATLISLMEAGEDGFQPVVGLVSAPALGRRWWAAKGYGAFTGRSLTSANRIHVSSVGKLTDASFAYSSLSGWEEQGRLGGFLDLTRQVWRTRAYGDFWPYMMVAEGSVDICAEPELSLWDMAANAIIVTEAGGTFTGIDGRPGPHSGNAAASNGLLHDELLGYLNPRQ; the protein is encoded by the coding sequence ATGCCGGACTACCTCGACGACCTGCGCCTCGCCCACGTCCTCGCGGACGCCGCGGACGCCACCACCATGGCCCGCTTCAAGGCCCTCGACCTGAAGGTCGAGACGAAGCCGGACATGACCCCGGTGAGCGAAGCGGACAAGGCTGCGGAGGAACTCATCCGCGGCCAGCTCCAGCGCGCCCGCCCGAGGGACGCGATCCTCGGCGAGGAGTACGGCGTCGAGGGCACCGGCCCCCGCCGCTGGGTGATCGACCCCATCGACGGCACCAAGAACTACGTCCGCGGCGTCCCCGTCTGGGCGACGCTCATCTCCCTGATGGAGGCGGGCGAGGACGGCTTCCAGCCCGTCGTGGGCCTCGTCTCCGCCCCCGCCCTCGGCCGCCGCTGGTGGGCCGCGAAGGGGTACGGCGCGTTCACGGGCCGCAGCCTGACCTCGGCGAACCGCATCCATGTCTCCAGCGTCGGCAAGCTCACGGACGCCTCCTTCGCGTACTCCTCCCTCTCCGGCTGGGAGGAACAGGGCCGTCTGGGCGGCTTCCTCGACCTCACCCGCCAGGTGTGGCGCACGCGCGCGTACGGCGACTTCTGGCCGTACATGATGGTCGCCGAGGGATCCGTGGACATCTGCGCGGAGCCGGAGCTGTCGCTCTGGGACATGGCGGCCAACGCGATCATCGTCACGGAGGCGGGCGGCACCTTCACCGGCATCGACGGCCGCCCGGGCCCGCACAGCGGCAACGCGGCGGCGTCCAACGGTCTGCTGCACGACGAGTTGCTGGGGTATCTCAACCCGCGCCAATGA
- the rsgA gene encoding ribosome small subunit-dependent GTPase A yields MRRYGKHTDEDDIRTRPNRKGNRPRTNIRPKHEDAAEGMVLTVDRGRLTCLVEDRTVLAMKARELGRKAAVVGDRVALVGDLSGKKDTLARIVRIEERDSVLRRTADDDDPYERVVVANADQLAIVTALADPEPRPRLIDRCLVAAFDGGLEPLLVMTKSDLAPPDKLLELYGDLDIPYVVTSRDELENGDAADRVRRYLDGRITAFVGHSGVGKTTLVNALVPEDRRRSTGHVNAVTGRGRHTTTSALALPLTIMDGWVIDTPGVRSFGLAHIDPFRVIHAFPDLEPGTEGCPRACSHDEPDCALDAWVEEGHADPARLYSLRRLLATRERREGD; encoded by the coding sequence ATGCGCCGCTACGGCAAGCACACCGACGAGGACGACATCCGCACCCGTCCCAACCGCAAGGGCAACCGGCCGCGTACGAACATCCGGCCCAAGCACGAGGACGCGGCCGAGGGCATGGTCCTCACGGTCGACCGGGGCCGGCTGACCTGCCTGGTCGAGGACCGGACCGTGCTGGCGATGAAGGCCCGCGAGCTGGGCCGCAAGGCGGCGGTGGTCGGGGACCGGGTGGCCTTGGTCGGCGATCTGTCCGGCAAGAAGGACACGCTGGCCCGGATCGTCCGGATCGAGGAGCGCGACTCGGTGCTGCGCCGCACGGCCGACGACGACGATCCGTACGAGCGGGTGGTGGTGGCGAACGCGGACCAGCTGGCGATCGTCACCGCCCTGGCCGATCCGGAACCCCGCCCCCGTCTGATCGACCGCTGTCTGGTCGCCGCCTTCGACGGCGGCCTGGAGCCGCTGCTGGTGATGACCAAGTCGGACCTGGCCCCGCCGGACAAGCTGCTGGAGCTGTACGGCGACCTGGACATCCCGTACGTCGTCACCAGCCGCGACGAGTTGGAGAACGGGGACGCGGCGGACCGGGTGCGCCGGTACCTGGACGGCCGGATCACCGCGTTCGTGGGTCACTCGGGCGTCGGCAAGACGACGCTGGTCAACGCGCTGGTTCCGGAGGACCGGCGGCGTTCGACGGGTCACGTCAACGCGGTGACCGGCCGTGGCCGCCACACCACGACCTCGGCCCTCGCACTGCCGCTCACCATCATGGACGGCTGGGTCATCGACACCCCGGGTGTGCGCTCCTTCGGCCTCGCGCACATCGACCCGTTCCGGGTCATCCACGCGTTTCCGGATCTGGAGCCGGGCACGGAGGGCTGCCCGCGCGCATGCAGTCACGACGAGCCGGACTGCGCGCTGGACGCGTGGGTCGAGGAGGGGCATGCGGACCCGGCACGGCTGTACTCGCTGCGCCGGCTGCTGGCCACGCGGGAACGCAGGGAGGGCGACTGA